In Bacillus spongiae, the following are encoded in one genomic region:
- a CDS encoding VOC family protein: protein MMKKQLKSVELGQTIQVRLVSNLKKSQEYYRDVLGCKIDDWGHVKRDGMTIILQQSKSPEDVRPNAPSKKRSDYPTDWIGPEFGWDTFIHVSWEELDILVDEFRGNGGDIAVEPFTGKHGKWEFKNTCIKDPDGYNIVLGSMREL from the coding sequence ATGATGAAAAAACAGTTAAAGAGTGTGGAATTGGGGCAAACCATACAAGTGCGTTTAGTCTCCAACTTAAAAAAATCGCAGGAATACTATCGTGATGTACTAGGATGTAAAATTGATGACTGGGGACACGTAAAAAGGGATGGAATGACGATTATTCTCCAACAATCGAAATCCCCCGAGGATGTGCGACCAAATGCTCCATCAAAAAAACGTTCAGATTATCCAACTGATTGGATAGGACCTGAATTTGGATGGGACACATTTATTCACGTTAGTTGGGAGGAATTAGATATTCTAGTTGACGAATTCAGAGGCAATGGTGGAGATATTGCAGTTGAACCATTTACGGGCAAACACGGCAAGTGGGAGTTTAAGAATACTTGTATAAAAGACCCCGACGGATACAATATCGTTTTAGGTTCAATGCGTGAACTTTAA
- a CDS encoding VanW family protein, which produces MELLKSLALQPKKRSPLRLFLGKHYYRTKRRIEWMGDKKKYSQSFSKELLPHQAIQHRTSLYRKLKDVDMWYQENKVQNLSIAVKQLNKIVIKPGETFSYWKLIGNPNKYKGYVNGMVLFYGRFKPGIGGGLCQLSNLLYWITLHTPLTVVERHRHSYDVFPDSNRTQPFGSGATCEYNYLDLQISNNTNQTFQLHVYLTDSHLVGEWRTEHPLLSTYEVYEKDHRMTHEHWGGYVRHNTIFRRVYNRAGKQIDDEYITENHALMMYEPLLEAHTVDNQ; this is translated from the coding sequence ATGGAGCTATTAAAATCATTAGCTTTACAGCCGAAGAAGCGGTCACCGCTACGACTTTTCCTCGGGAAACACTACTACCGAACGAAAAGAAGAATAGAATGGATGGGGGATAAGAAAAAATACAGTCAATCTTTTTCTAAAGAGTTGTTACCTCACCAAGCTATTCAGCACCGAACGTCTTTATATAGAAAATTGAAAGATGTAGACATGTGGTATCAAGAAAATAAAGTACAGAATTTAAGCATTGCGGTAAAACAGCTAAATAAAATCGTCATCAAGCCTGGTGAAACCTTTTCCTATTGGAAGTTAATTGGAAACCCTAACAAATATAAGGGCTATGTAAATGGCATGGTCTTGTTTTATGGACGTTTTAAACCCGGGATCGGTGGGGGACTTTGTCAGCTATCCAATTTACTCTATTGGATTACATTACATACCCCTTTAACCGTTGTTGAACGACATCGCCACAGCTATGACGTATTCCCTGATTCAAATCGAACTCAACCATTTGGGAGTGGCGCAACTTGTGAATATAATTACTTAGATCTCCAAATTTCAAATAATACGAACCAAACCTTCCAACTTCATGTCTATTTGACCGATTCACATTTAGTTGGAGAATGGCGTACAGAGCACCCTTTATTATCAACGTATGAAGTATATGAAAAAGATCACCGTATGACCCATGAACATTGGGGAGGATATGTACGTCATAATACTATTTTCAGACGAGTCTATAATCGTGCAGGGAAACAAATAGACGATGAGTATATTACAGAAAACCATGCGTTAATGATGTATGAACCGTTATTAGAAGCTCACACTGTGGATAATCAGTAG
- a CDS encoding prenyltransferase/squalene oxidase repeat-containing protein — protein MKEAARREISRLIGVLRDEQCENGSWDYPFDTGIKTDAYMIILLRSLKMRKYESLIQELVERIESEQDDSTGGWKLFSDEKGANLSLTIEAYYALLYSRYRTGNEDNMVRAKQMILTAGGIEKADMFTKITLAITGQFSWPSVFPIPVELMLLPPTFPISFFDISVFGRANLVPILLLGDAKYQRKTKNSPNLSSLSSKRDGDGWQEYRANDWKNFTSNVKQGTLSLIGLPWELHRIAKEKAKTYMLERIEPDGTLLSYFSATFFMIFALMSLGYKRNDSTIQEAVQGLVKMKCSIKGHTHMQYTTANVWNTTLISHALQVAGVNHHHSMIVRANEYLVKRQQVLYGDWYVNAETAVPGGWGFSHINTLNPDVDDTTAALRAIVNMVYERPALHGSWSRGVSWILSMQNDDGGWPAFERKVNKRFVHLLPVQKPEFLLTDPSTADLTGRTLEYLGNYVHLMNTYPNIQQGKEWLYRNQKRDGSWYGRWGICYIYGTWSALTGLIAVGERSDKKAIQKAVTWLKSIQNKDGGWGESCLSDIEKKYIPLNSSTLTHTAWAVDALLAVEQKSSPAIEKGIQFLIKEGEKQDWTTEYPKGQGMAASFYIHYHSYRYIFPLIALSHYVRAVSEK, from the coding sequence TTGAAGGAAGCAGCAAGGAGGGAAATATCTCGCTTAATTGGAGTGTTACGCGACGAACAGTGTGAGAATGGCTCTTGGGATTATCCTTTTGATACAGGGATTAAAACAGATGCCTATATGATCATCTTATTACGGTCTTTAAAAATGAGGAAGTATGAATCATTAATTCAAGAGCTTGTTGAACGGATAGAAAGCGAGCAAGACGATTCTACAGGTGGATGGAAATTGTTTTCTGATGAAAAAGGTGCGAACCTTTCTTTAACAATAGAAGCGTACTATGCTTTGTTATATTCACGATATCGTACTGGGAATGAAGACAATATGGTGAGGGCAAAACAGATGATTCTAACAGCTGGGGGCATCGAAAAAGCCGATATGTTTACAAAAATAACCTTAGCGATAACGGGGCAATTTTCATGGCCATCTGTTTTTCCTATTCCCGTCGAATTGATGCTATTGCCTCCAACGTTTCCAATTAGTTTCTTTGATATTTCCGTGTTTGGTCGTGCTAATTTAGTACCAATCTTATTGTTAGGAGATGCGAAGTATCAAAGGAAGACGAAAAATAGCCCAAATTTGTCTTCATTGAGCTCAAAACGAGATGGAGATGGATGGCAGGAATACCGTGCAAACGATTGGAAGAACTTCACTAGTAATGTAAAGCAAGGGACTTTATCTTTAATTGGATTACCATGGGAGCTTCACCGAATTGCAAAAGAAAAAGCGAAAACCTATATGCTCGAACGTATTGAACCAGATGGAACCCTACTAAGTTATTTTAGCGCGACGTTTTTTATGATATTTGCCCTAATGTCTTTAGGCTATAAACGAAATGATTCGACTATCCAAGAAGCTGTACAAGGATTAGTAAAGATGAAATGTAGCATAAAGGGACATACTCATATGCAATATACCACGGCTAATGTTTGGAATACGACGTTAATTAGTCATGCTCTTCAGGTAGCTGGTGTCAATCATCATCATTCAATGATCGTTAGGGCAAATGAATATTTAGTAAAGAGACAACAAGTTTTATATGGTGATTGGTATGTGAATGCAGAAACAGCAGTTCCAGGTGGATGGGGCTTCTCACATATTAATACGTTAAATCCAGATGTTGATGATACAACAGCAGCCTTGCGGGCAATCGTTAATATGGTCTATGAACGTCCAGCACTTCATGGATCATGGTCACGTGGAGTTTCATGGATTCTTTCTATGCAAAATGATGATGGGGGATGGCCAGCATTTGAAAGGAAGGTTAATAAAAGGTTCGTGCACCTCTTACCAGTACAAAAACCAGAATTTTTATTGACAGACCCTTCCACGGCTGATTTAACAGGGAGAACATTAGAATATTTAGGGAACTACGTTCATCTTATGAACACTTACCCTAACATTCAACAAGGCAAGGAATGGTTATATCGAAATCAGAAGCGTGATGGTTCTTGGTATGGAAGGTGGGGAATCTGTTATATATACGGTACTTGGTCTGCTTTAACAGGGCTAATTGCCGTTGGAGAACGTAGCGATAAAAAAGCTATTCAAAAAGCGGTGACGTGGTTAAAAAGTATTCAAAATAAAGACGGAGGATGGGGAGAATCCTGTTTAAGTGATATTGAAAAAAAATACATCCCATTAAACAGTAGTACCCTTACTCATACAGCTTGGGCCGTTGATGCCCTGCTCGCTGTCGAACAAAAGAGCAGCCCTGCAATAGAAAAAGGGATTCAGTTTCTTATTAAAGAAGGGGAAAAGCAGGATTGGACGACCGAGTATCCAAAAGGCCAAGGGATGGCAGCTAGTTTTTATATTCATTATCATAGTTATCGATATATATTTCCTTTAATTGCATTAAGTCACTATGTAAGAGCAGTTAGTGAAAAATGA
- a CDS encoding oligosaccharide flippase family protein: MKQLFRGILLLTVAAFLGECLEFLINMIIARQLGEEGLGHYMSILPIIFFIVIIASLELPVSLSKLIAESEKSYHKSTLRYTTRWTIILTGIFVTIGWLIFTVLPFFSSYHPMVRWLMVLLIPIVAFSSLSRGYFMGIGKMGKIAFSNFLRKGAQLFLLVTVFRLYEFSSESALFVALCVLIASEMMVFFYLLHAYLFQWKRIDGHGHQKEANQQEIGKALLSVSLPTTFLRVFHAIAHAIQPFLIKAALIHYGMSTIQATEQFGLLTGVAMTIGFFPAFIAHSLLVALIPAVSEASAKDNEEKIIKMLKGVLWGTFAYSVPVVLAYYYLGEALTSMFFPGSEAALYLQLLWPYFLIHFFILPLQAFLIGLGLVKDALYHTVWSTVISYSLLYLLGAQTDLGMRGIIIGMNTGGMLLLMLHLYTLKMKLNLKFGSIWLPFRRST, translated from the coding sequence ATGAAACAATTGTTTCGAGGAATCCTTCTCTTAACGGTGGCAGCATTTTTAGGAGAGTGCTTGGAATTCCTAATTAATATGATTATTGCCAGGCAACTTGGGGAGGAAGGGTTAGGGCATTATATGTCCATTCTTCCGATTATCTTTTTTATTGTGATTATTGCGTCCTTAGAGTTACCCGTTTCCCTTTCAAAATTAATTGCGGAAAGTGAGAAATCTTACCATAAGAGCACTTTACGCTATACGACGCGATGGACGATTATCTTAACCGGTATTTTTGTCACGATTGGTTGGCTTATCTTTACCGTCCTTCCTTTTTTTTCTTCCTATCACCCAATGGTTCGTTGGTTAATGGTGCTTTTAATTCCCATTGTTGCTTTTTCTAGCTTGAGTCGGGGATATTTTATGGGAATTGGAAAGATGGGTAAGATTGCTTTTTCAAATTTCTTACGCAAAGGTGCACAATTATTTTTATTAGTGACTGTTTTTCGCCTGTATGAGTTCAGTTCTGAGTCGGCTCTATTTGTCGCATTATGTGTGCTTATTGCTTCGGAAATGATGGTATTCTTCTATTTGCTTCATGCCTATCTTTTTCAATGGAAAAGGATTGATGGGCATGGGCATCAAAAGGAAGCGAATCAGCAGGAAATAGGCAAAGCCTTATTATCTGTCTCTTTGCCAACGACATTTCTACGTGTATTTCATGCCATCGCACATGCCATTCAGCCATTTTTAATAAAGGCTGCCCTCATTCATTATGGCATGAGCACAATCCAGGCAACGGAGCAATTTGGACTATTAACAGGAGTGGCCATGACCATTGGCTTTTTTCCAGCTTTTATTGCTCATTCGCTATTAGTCGCACTTATTCCAGCTGTATCAGAAGCTAGCGCTAAAGATAATGAGGAGAAGATTATCAAAATGTTAAAAGGTGTTTTATGGGGGACATTTGCCTATAGCGTACCTGTTGTTCTAGCTTATTACTATTTGGGAGAAGCACTAACGTCTATGTTCTTTCCTGGTTCAGAAGCAGCCCTCTATTTACAATTATTATGGCCCTATTTTTTAATTCATTTCTTTATTCTCCCTTTACAAGCTTTTCTAATTGGTCTTGGACTTGTCAAGGACGCTTTGTACCATACGGTATGGTCAACTGTCATTTCTTACTCACTTTTATACCTGCTAGGAGCTCAAACCGATTTAGGGATGCGGGGCATCATTATTGGAATGAATACTGGGGGAATGCTCCTTCTTATGCTTCACCTCTATACATTAAAAATGAAACTAAATCTCAAATTTGGGTCGATCTGGCTTCCTTTTCGTCGTTCAACATAA
- a CDS encoding winged helix-turn-helix transcriptional regulator: MMGDYRINDKAFNCPVDLTLHTIMGKWKALILWNLSDGTKRYGQLQRLLPEVSHRMLTKQLRELESDGIILRKVYPVVPPKVEYSLTDRGESIKPILQLMSEWGSTFKQINTDIN, from the coding sequence ATGATGGGAGACTATAGAATTAATGACAAAGCTTTTAATTGTCCTGTAGACCTGACGTTACATACCATTATGGGAAAGTGGAAGGCGTTAATTTTGTGGAATTTATCTGATGGGACTAAAAGATATGGCCAATTACAAAGACTACTTCCAGAAGTATCCCACCGAATGTTAACAAAGCAACTAAGAGAGTTAGAATCAGACGGAATCATTTTGAGAAAAGTCTACCCTGTGGTTCCCCCAAAGGTGGAATATTCCTTAACTGATAGAGGAGAATCTATTAAACCTATTTTGCAATTAATGTCCGAATGGGGCAGTACCTTCAAACAGATTAATACGGATATTAATTAA